Within the Thermosynechococcaceae cyanobacterium Okahandja genome, the region GGCAAGGGCGATCGCGCTCAGGGAGGATAACGCCATCGCCTCAACAATTGCAATTCCCCAAGGCACTAACCGAAACCGATAAGTATGCTGCCCCATAGAACCCTGCTGACCCGACACGAATTGCTCTTATCATACCCCCTGTCACTTGGTTGTGATGCACTGGCCACCCAAGATAACAACACGAGACGGATCAGGAGCGATCGCGCCACAGGGGGAATTGCTGCAAATTATTAAGTTTATTGAAGACCTTGACTCTTTTGGTTGCCCTTAGTCACAATGAGTTCCATGGAGAGACTCCTGATCCCTCCTCGGAAGTTGTGCCTTGACAACCCATTACGAGGTTTTTGGTAGCAGCAGCAATGATAGAGACACTTGAGTTTGTCATTTACCCTGACGGTCGCGTTGTTGAAACAGTCACGGGCATTGCCGGTCGCTCTTGTGCCGAGGTTACGGCTGCCATTGAAGCGCAACTCGGGTGTGTGGTGAGCCAACAACCGACATCGGACTATTACGCTACCGAAACGGTGGAAGAGGGTCAATCCATTGTGCAGTCTGTACCGTCTCAGTGGTAATCGTTGAGGATTGATGATCAATGTCGCACTTCAGCCAAATCAAAACCCAGATTCGTAGCTTGCCCGCCCTAGAAGCGGCCTTAACTGACTTAGGGGTGCCGTGGCAGTCCGGATCCCAGCCGGTGCGGGGTTTTCGCGGCCAAACTCAGACGGCGGATGTGGTCATGCCTCAAGCAAATGGCTATGACATTGGCTTCCGCTGGAACGGTACAGAGTACGAATTAGTCGCAGATTTGGAGTTCTGGCAGCAGGCGTGGTCAGTGGATCGGTTTCTGAGCAAGGTCACGCAGCGCTATGCTTACCATGCGGTTGTGCAGTCTGCCAGCGAGCAAGGGTTTCAGGTGCAAACGGAAGAGCAGCACTCAGACGGCAGCGTCAAGCTGGTGTTACAGCGCTGGCGCTCCTAGTCCCTCTGAAGCGATAGGTTCAACCTGTGACGGACGGACAACCCCTCGGCTTAGAACCAGAACTGGGCGG harbors:
- a CDS encoding DUF2997 domain-containing protein codes for the protein MIETLEFVIYPDGRVVETVTGIAGRSCAEVTAAIEAQLGCVVSQQPTSDYYATETVEEGQSIVQSVPSQW
- a CDS encoding DUF1257 domain-containing protein — its product is MSHFSQIKTQIRSLPALEAALTDLGVPWQSGSQPVRGFRGQTQTADVVMPQANGYDIGFRWNGTEYELVADLEFWQQAWSVDRFLSKVTQRYAYHAVVQSASEQGFQVQTEEQHSDGSVKLVLQRWRS